From the Maioricimonas rarisocia genome, one window contains:
- a CDS encoding sigma-70 family RNA polymerase sigma factor, which yields MNTDDQQLIDRCRAGDVEAFGGLVTRYQDRLYGTLVRMLGSTHEASDVAQDAFVLAFQKLDSFRGDSAFYSWLFRIAYNAAASRRRKRRIARISVEAARDQTGQEPTDHRPSTDPSHALQSQERSDLVRQALSELAEDHRTVLVMKEMENLRYEQIAELLDCPVGTVRSRIHRARNELREKLNRALKAEQ from the coding sequence GTGAATACTGACGATCAACAGCTGATAGACCGCTGCCGCGCCGGCGATGTCGAGGCGTTCGGCGGTCTTGTTACGCGCTATCAGGATCGGCTGTACGGCACGCTCGTCCGAATGCTGGGCTCAACGCACGAAGCCAGCGATGTCGCGCAGGATGCCTTTGTACTGGCCTTTCAGAAACTGGATTCCTTCCGCGGCGACTCCGCATTTTATTCCTGGCTGTTTCGCATCGCGTACAACGCGGCAGCCAGCCGCAGGCGAAAGCGACGCATTGCCCGGATCTCGGTCGAAGCGGCCCGGGATCAGACCGGTCAGGAACCCACCGACCACCGCCCTTCGACCGATCCCTCGCACGCCCTGCAGTCCCAGGAACGTTCGGACCTGGTCCGCCAGGCCCTCAGCGAGCTTGCCGAAGATCACCGGACCGTCCTGGTGATGAAAGAAATGGAAAACCTCCGTTACGAACAGATTGCGGAACTGCTGGATTGTCCGGTTGGAACAGTCCGCAGCCGCATCCACCGAGCACGAAACGAGTTGCGGGAGAAGCTCAATCGCGCCCTGAAAGCTGAGCAATAG
- a CDS encoding bis(5'-nucleosyl)-tetraphosphatase has product MSELKACGVLVVQGDPIRDFLLMKHPDRWDLPKGHVDPGEGEIDCALRELEEETGISAGAITLDPDFRFTLQYPVQSHRTGGEWWNKTLVVFLGRLQAPVDITTTEHESFAWIPWNPPHRIQEKTIDPLLASVEAFVAARDR; this is encoded by the coding sequence GTGAGTGAACTGAAAGCCTGCGGCGTGCTGGTTGTCCAGGGGGATCCCATCCGGGATTTTCTGCTGATGAAGCATCCCGACCGGTGGGATCTGCCGAAAGGACATGTCGATCCGGGGGAGGGGGAAATTGACTGTGCCCTCCGGGAACTCGAAGAGGAAACGGGGATCTCAGCCGGAGCGATCACACTCGATCCCGATTTCCGGTTCACCCTGCAGTATCCGGTGCAGTCTCATCGGACCGGCGGCGAATGGTGGAACAAGACCCTGGTCGTCTTTCTGGGCCGGCTGCAGGCGCCTGTTGACATCACCACGACTGAGCACGAATCGTTCGCGTGGATTCCCTGGAATCCGCCGCATCGCATTCAGGAGAAGACGATCGACCCGTTGCTGGCCTCTGTCGAAGCGTTCGTTGCCGCCCGCGATCGATGA
- a CDS encoding DUF1559 domain-containing protein — MRMRRRGFTLIELLVVIAIIAILIALLLPAVQQAREAARRSQCKNNLKQLGLALHNYHDTYGVFPYRQGGTNQSTHNWGRLSGFVGLLPYVDQGPLFNQISSELVDGGTTYPPMGPNPWNGNYPPWQQTIPVLLCPSETSHSASDSIGDTTYGFVAGDTHNTNSSNPRGMFGLRSSTRFSDILDGSSNTIAMAEMKFPVQSGDIGHTAVGSNFTVPTDCLATYNPTTRQYTVTAHAWKGRRWSDGGAGSTAVTTTMPPNSPSCSHNNHDAQNGFYSAGSAHVGGCHTLMGDGSVQFISENIDTGNLSVDAATVGGVSPYGVWGALGTKAGGEVVGEF, encoded by the coding sequence ATGAGAATGCGTCGTCGAGGTTTTACACTCATCGAGCTGCTGGTGGTGATCGCCATCATCGCCATCCTGATTGCTCTCTTGCTGCCGGCCGTGCAGCAGGCACGCGAAGCGGCCCGCCGCTCGCAGTGCAAGAACAATCTCAAGCAGCTGGGCCTGGCCCTGCATAATTACCACGACACCTACGGTGTCTTTCCGTACCGGCAGGGGGGAACGAATCAGTCCACCCACAACTGGGGCCGCCTGAGTGGGTTCGTCGGCCTGCTGCCGTACGTCGACCAGGGCCCGCTGTTCAATCAGATTTCCTCGGAGCTGGTCGACGGCGGAACGACCTATCCGCCGATGGGACCGAACCCGTGGAACGGCAACTACCCGCCGTGGCAGCAGACGATTCCCGTGCTTCTCTGTCCTTCTGAAACGAGTCATAGCGCGTCCGACAGCATCGGCGATACGACCTATGGCTTTGTTGCCGGCGATACGCACAACACGAACTCCTCCAACCCGCGGGGTATGTTCGGTCTGCGGTCGAGCACCCGCTTCAGCGACATTCTCGACGGGTCGAGTAACACCATCGCCATGGCCGAAATGAAGTTCCCGGTGCAGTCCGGAGACATCGGTCATACCGCTGTCGGCTCGAACTTCACCGTTCCGACCGATTGTCTGGCGACGTACAACCCGACCACCCGGCAGTACACGGTGACCGCCCACGCCTGGAAGGGACGCCGCTGGTCGGACGGTGGAGCCGGTTCGACCGCCGTGACCACCACGATGCCGCCGAACTCTCCCTCCTGCTCGCATAACAACCACGATGCCCAGAACGGTTTCTATTCGGCGGGCAGTGCCCACGTCGGTGGATGCCACACTCTCATGGGTGACGGCTCGGTGCAGTTCATCAGCGAGAACATCGACACCGGCAACCTCAGCGTCGACGCTGCGACCGTCGGTGGCGTGAGCCCCTACGGCGTGTGGGGCGCACTCGGAACCAAGGCGGGCGGCGAAGTGGTCGGCGAGTTCTGA
- a CDS encoding carboxypeptidase-like regulatory domain-containing protein, producing the protein MKFNTRTRAAAACAMLLSLAAVGCSGSSGDQWTEGRPETVPVTGVVTLNGEPLEGATVAFEPQGGEHAAYGRTDEEGRFVLTTFEDGDGAVAGGYVVSVRKSEVVTTPNPQDPNGPPLKSEQIDYVPEKYTRSRTSELEALVSADGENEFTFTLEGQPG; encoded by the coding sequence ATGAAATTCAATACACGAACGCGTGCCGCGGCAGCTTGTGCAATGCTGCTGTCCCTGGCCGCAGTTGGTTGCAGCGGTTCGTCGGGCGATCAGTGGACCGAAGGCCGTCCCGAGACCGTCCCGGTCACCGGCGTGGTGACTCTCAACGGTGAGCCACTGGAGGGCGCCACCGTGGCGTTCGAGCCACAGGGAGGCGAGCACGCTGCGTATGGACGGACCGATGAAGAAGGTCGCTTCGTGCTGACCACCTTCGAAGACGGCGATGGCGCTGTTGCCGGCGGATACGTCGTGAGTGTCCGGAAGTCGGAAGTCGTCACGACGCCCAACCCGCAGGATCCCAACGGGCCGCCGCTGAAGTCGGAGCAGATCGACTACGTTCCCGAGAAGTACACCCGCTCGCGGACGTCGGAGCTGGAGGCACTTGTCTCGGCCGACGGCGAGAACGAGTTCACCTTCACGCTCGAAGGCCAGCCGGGCTGA
- a CDS encoding DMT family transporter has product MESSSSSPRSVGALGAALALLTAMLWGGTAVSNRIAVDTLPPVFVGGVRFGLATLFMVAWCRLEGSPIVITRSQIRPVSILGLLLFLQISTFNWGLERSNSSHGTLFVNTFVFWVAGIEHFLLRTYRLRAVQLAGLMLAAGGVVLLLATTGDDAATQRDVPTLAGDLFLLVSGFLLSLKVVFTRSAVKQMDSGTLILWHDLIGTVLFFAYAATFEDFSGASAPPSVIAALLYAGLAVSGFCFAAQAWLLRHHSASQISVFSFATPVFGVAAGVMIRGDNLSSWLFLSGLCVAVGILLVNRRGNGGDSTPRKKNAEAEREENPQSASTS; this is encoded by the coding sequence GTGGAATCGTCATCCTCGTCTCCTCGATCTGTCGGAGCGCTCGGTGCAGCGCTGGCCCTGCTGACGGCCATGCTGTGGGGCGGAACGGCCGTCTCGAACCGCATCGCGGTCGACACGTTGCCGCCGGTCTTCGTGGGGGGCGTCCGCTTCGGACTGGCCACGCTCTTCATGGTCGCCTGGTGCCGCCTCGAGGGGAGCCCGATCGTAATCACCCGCTCGCAGATCCGCCCGGTGTCGATTCTGGGTCTGCTGCTGTTTCTGCAGATCAGCACGTTCAACTGGGGTCTGGAGCGGTCGAACTCGTCGCACGGCACACTGTTCGTGAATACGTTCGTGTTCTGGGTGGCCGGGATCGAACACTTTCTGCTGCGCACCTATCGCCTGCGGGCGGTGCAGCTGGCGGGGCTGATGCTCGCCGCCGGCGGCGTCGTGCTGCTGCTGGCGACGACGGGTGACGATGCGGCAACACAGCGGGACGTACCGACGCTGGCGGGCGATCTCTTTCTGCTGGTGAGCGGCTTCCTGCTGTCACTGAAGGTGGTGTTCACCCGCTCGGCGGTGAAGCAGATGGACTCCGGCACGCTGATTCTGTGGCACGATCTGATCGGGACGGTGCTGTTCTTCGCGTACGCCGCGACCTTTGAGGACTTCAGCGGTGCGTCGGCACCGCCGTCCGTCATTGCCGCCCTGCTCTACGCCGGACTGGCGGTCTCAGGATTCTGCTTTGCGGCCCAGGCGTGGCTGCTGCGTCACCACAGTGCGTCGCAGATCTCGGTCTTCAGCTTTGCGACGCCGGTCTTTGGCGTGGCGGCTGGCGTGATGATTCGCGGGGACAACCTGTCGAGCTGGCTGTTCCTGTCGGGGCTGTGCGTGGCGGTGGGGATTCTGCTGGTCAATCGCCGCGGCAATGGTGGTGACTCGACACCGCGCAAGAAAAACGCCGAGGCGGAGCGGGAAGAGAACCCGCAGTCGGCCTCGACGTCGTAA
- a CDS encoding cysteine desulfurase-like protein yields MSSALPVDELRTHFPALDRTHNGQPVAYFDGPAGSQVPQSVIDAVADYLANRNANCGAPFDTSRETDATLQAGREAAADLVGTDDPDTIAFGPNMTTMTLALSRALAATWGPEDEIIVSRLDHDANVTPWVLAARTARARVRYIDVVADDCTLDLGSFRDALSNRTRLVAVGYASNAAGTINPLEEIVAESHSAGAMTFVDAVHYAPHGLIDVAGLGCDFLACSGYKFFGPHVGMLWGRRELLETVQPFKLRPSPDALPGRWMTGTQNHEGIAGLTAAIDYLAAIGRSAAGPDAGRRKCLAAAYRAIGDYERELGQRLVEGLQQIPGVTIWGITDPERFTQRVPTVSFTHERHTPRAIAEHLADQGLCVWSGNHYALPLTETLGLEPEGTLRVGLLHYNTAEEVDRLLQVLAAFLD; encoded by the coding sequence ATGAGTTCTGCCCTGCCCGTCGACGAACTGCGAACTCACTTCCCGGCCCTCGATCGGACTCATAACGGGCAGCCGGTCGCGTACTTTGACGGCCCGGCCGGCAGCCAGGTGCCGCAATCGGTCATCGATGCCGTTGCCGATTACCTCGCCAACCGCAACGCGAACTGCGGGGCACCGTTCGACACCAGCCGCGAAACGGATGCGACGCTGCAGGCTGGGCGGGAGGCCGCTGCGGACCTGGTCGGCACCGACGATCCGGACACGATCGCATTCGGCCCGAACATGACGACGATGACGCTGGCGCTCAGCCGGGCGCTGGCGGCGACGTGGGGACCCGAGGACGAGATCATCGTCAGCCGGCTCGACCACGATGCGAATGTCACGCCATGGGTTCTTGCGGCCCGGACGGCACGGGCCCGGGTGCGATACATCGACGTGGTCGCCGACGACTGCACGCTCGACCTGGGGAGCTTTCGGGACGCACTCTCAAACCGGACGCGGCTGGTGGCGGTCGGTTACGCATCCAATGCGGCCGGTACGATCAATCCGCTCGAGGAGATCGTCGCCGAATCGCACTCCGCAGGCGCGATGACGTTCGTCGACGCCGTCCACTACGCCCCGCATGGACTGATCGACGTCGCCGGACTGGGCTGCGACTTTCTGGCCTGTTCGGGCTACAAGTTCTTCGGTCCGCACGTCGGAATGCTGTGGGGACGCCGCGAGCTGCTGGAGACGGTGCAGCCGTTCAAGCTGAGGCCGTCTCCCGACGCACTTCCGGGACGCTGGATGACCGGGACGCAGAACCACGAGGGGATTGCCGGCCTGACTGCAGCGATCGACTACCTGGCAGCAATCGGCCGCTCCGCAGCGGGGCCCGATGCCGGCCGGCGGAAGTGTCTGGCTGCCGCGTACAGGGCCATCGGAGATTACGAGCGCGAGTTGGGGCAGCGGCTGGTCGAGGGGCTGCAGCAGATCCCGGGGGTGACGATCTGGGGGATTACCGACCCGGAGCGGTTCACGCAGCGGGTCCCGACCGTATCATTCACGCATGAGCGGCACACCCCCCGCGCGATCGCAGAGCATCTTGCGGACCAGGGGTTGTGCGTCTGGTCCGGCAATCATTATGCCCTCCCGTTGACCGAGACACTCGGTCTGGAACCGGAAGGGACATTGCGGGTCGGGCTGCTGCACTACAACACGGCTGAGGAAGTGGATCGCCTGCTGCAGGTGCTGGCCGCCTTCCTCGACTGA
- a CDS encoding IS4 family transposase, which yields MLTDEPRYDVWEQIRQQDLKAFARLLPESLVVQAAERADVRIVRSALAIPNLVWLGVLSALHSTKSFARILTLTAQMLDLSANGLPEAVARSRRNAARRKPKASKHSPRGKDPATVTEEAFTQARRRMPVAVWFVLIELLTARFEEQHQDLIRWKRFRLLALDGTTIRLPQHNRLAEHFGTSSNGRYRVAQARMVMLQLPLVRLPWRYELGPVDEGERTVAARLLKQVRRNDLVLMDQGFWSYGLFHQIQAARGYFAIRQYPGVRMKTLRRLGPRDRIVRWKTPSGPRWRNANLPESITLRVINYQIKGFPPSAVVTNVLGPKRISREDWIRMATEAEPGHPLDPAVRKGIGLYHRRWEIETTFQELKVYQGLERTLRSHSPESVQYEVAGHVVLYLLVRWLMVEAAQRSTGDGDPLGVSFKHALEELVTAWPLLLTSTSTEVNRRVLPKLLAAIASHEVQWRPGRTFARKTSSASKKRRRKKSARQQT from the coding sequence ATGCTCACGGATGAGCCAAGGTATGATGTCTGGGAACAGATTCGTCAACAGGACCTCAAAGCGTTTGCCCGGCTACTGCCTGAGTCGCTCGTCGTTCAGGCCGCCGAGCGGGCGGATGTCAGGATCGTTCGCTCGGCATTGGCAATTCCCAACCTGGTCTGGCTGGGAGTGCTCTCGGCACTGCATTCGACAAAGAGCTTTGCCCGGATTCTCACGCTGACCGCCCAGATGTTGGACCTGTCGGCCAATGGCTTGCCCGAAGCGGTTGCACGATCCCGCCGCAACGCGGCACGACGCAAACCGAAGGCATCGAAACACAGTCCGCGGGGAAAAGATCCTGCGACGGTGACTGAAGAAGCCTTCACCCAGGCCCGCCGACGCATGCCGGTCGCTGTCTGGTTCGTCCTCATCGAACTGCTCACGGCCCGGTTCGAGGAACAGCACCAAGACCTGATCCGCTGGAAGCGGTTTCGTTTGCTGGCGCTGGACGGGACCACCATTCGGCTGCCGCAACACAATCGTCTGGCCGAGCACTTCGGCACCAGCAGCAACGGCCGGTATCGTGTCGCGCAGGCCCGTATGGTCATGTTGCAGTTGCCTCTGGTCCGTCTGCCCTGGCGGTACGAACTGGGACCGGTCGACGAAGGCGAACGCACCGTGGCCGCCCGATTGCTGAAGCAGGTACGGCGTAACGATCTGGTGCTGATGGATCAGGGGTTCTGGAGCTACGGGTTGTTCCATCAGATTCAGGCAGCGCGGGGCTACTTTGCGATTCGACAGTATCCGGGTGTTCGCATGAAGACGCTGCGGCGGCTGGGCCCCAGGGATCGCATTGTGCGCTGGAAAACTCCCTCCGGACCACGTTGGCGCAATGCAAATCTTCCCGAGTCGATCACGCTGCGCGTCATCAACTACCAGATCAAAGGCTTTCCCCCCAGTGCGGTGGTGACCAATGTGCTGGGACCGAAGCGCATCAGTCGCGAAGACTGGATCCGGATGGCGACAGAAGCCGAACCGGGACATCCACTGGATCCCGCGGTGCGCAAAGGCATCGGGTTGTATCATCGTCGCTGGGAGATCGAAACGACGTTTCAGGAACTGAAAGTCTACCAGGGGCTGGAACGGACCCTGCGGAGTCATTCGCCGGAATCAGTGCAGTACGAGGTGGCCGGCCACGTGGTGCTGTACCTGCTGGTTCGCTGGTTAATGGTCGAAGCCGCGCAGCGGTCCACCGGCGACGGAGACCCGTTGGGGGTGAGCTTCAAGCACGCCCTGGAAGAACTGGTGACGGCTTGGCCGCTGTTGCTGACATCCACCTCAACGGAGGTGAACCGTCGCGTGCTTCCCAAGCTGCTGGCAGCTATTGCATCTCACGAAGTCCAGTGGCGTCCCGGCCGAACATTCGCCAGAAAGACAAGCAGTGCAAGCAAGAAGCGCCGACGAAAGAAGAGCGCACGCCAACAAACTTAG
- a CDS encoding arylsulfatase — translation MFRNSRLRSATLAACAAALAIASAGEAKAQQPEKQPNIVFIMGDDIGMWNIGAYHRGMMAGRTPHIDKLAREGAIFTDYYAEASCTAGRASFITGQLPMRTGLTTVGQAGAKIGMPDKAPTIATALRELGYATGQFGKNHLGDRNEFLPTLHGFDEFFGYLYHLDAMEDPFHPNYPQELLEKVGPRNVLHCFATDEDDPTEHPRWGRVGKQKIVDRGPLPPHPTDGIELNMETVDDVIQDHAFEFMDKAQESDKPFFVWLNPTRMHITTHLSPEYEQLRTPENGWSIQEAGMAQFDDIVGNVMTKLDDMGVAENTIVVVTTDNGTEGFTWPDGGTTPFKGWKGMGTEGGFRVPCVIRWPGKVQPNQVINDVMSGMDWLPTFVAAAGYKGDIAGDLKKGTTLDGKKYRVHLDGYNQLPLLTGEGKSSRNELWYFTESTLAAARIGDYKYVFLDQPGGWFGPKVRLDWPGIYNLRLDPFEKMSIGDSMYAANWWTYEFWRFVFVQEQVAALAKTFVEFPPMQPGATFNLESVRRQVEKALSNRTGN, via the coding sequence TTGTTCAGGAACAGCAGGCTTCGATCCGCAACACTGGCAGCCTGTGCCGCCGCCCTCGCCATTGCCTCCGCAGGCGAAGCGAAGGCACAGCAGCCGGAGAAGCAGCCGAACATCGTCTTCATCATGGGAGACGACATCGGCATGTGGAACATCGGCGCGTACCACCGGGGCATGATGGCCGGTCGCACGCCGCACATCGACAAACTCGCCCGCGAGGGGGCGATCTTCACCGACTACTACGCCGAAGCAAGCTGCACCGCAGGCCGGGCCAGCTTCATCACCGGCCAGCTGCCGATGCGAACCGGGCTGACGACCGTCGGCCAGGCCGGCGCGAAGATCGGCATGCCGGACAAGGCACCGACCATCGCCACGGCACTCCGCGAGCTGGGGTACGCGACCGGGCAGTTCGGCAAGAACCATCTGGGGGACCGGAACGAGTTCCTTCCGACGCTGCACGGCTTCGACGAGTTCTTCGGCTACCTGTATCACCTCGACGCGATGGAGGACCCGTTCCACCCGAACTATCCGCAGGAGCTGCTGGAGAAGGTCGGGCCGCGGAACGTGCTGCACTGCTTCGCTACTGACGAAGATGACCCGACCGAACATCCCCGCTGGGGCCGCGTCGGCAAGCAGAAGATCGTCGACCGCGGGCCGCTCCCGCCGCATCCGACCGACGGCATCGAGCTGAACATGGAGACCGTCGACGACGTGATCCAGGATCATGCCTTCGAATTCATGGACAAGGCGCAGGAGAGCGACAAGCCGTTCTTCGTGTGGCTCAACCCGACCCGGATGCACATCACGACGCATCTCTCGCCAGAGTACGAGCAGCTGCGGACGCCCGAGAACGGCTGGAGCATTCAGGAAGCCGGCATGGCGCAGTTCGACGACATCGTCGGCAACGTCATGACGAAGCTCGATGACATGGGTGTGGCCGAGAACACGATTGTCGTGGTCACCACCGACAACGGGACAGAAGGGTTCACCTGGCCGGATGGCGGCACCACGCCGTTCAAGGGCTGGAAGGGGATGGGGACCGAGGGGGGCTTCCGCGTCCCGTGTGTCATTCGCTGGCCGGGCAAGGTCCAGCCGAACCAGGTCATCAACGACGTCATGTCGGGCATGGACTGGCTCCCCACCTTCGTCGCCGCCGCCGGCTACAAGGGGGACATCGCCGGGGACCTCAAGAAGGGAACAACACTCGACGGCAAGAAGTACCGGGTTCACCTGGACGGCTACAACCAGCTGCCCCTGCTGACCGGGGAAGGGAAATCGTCCCGCAACGAGCTCTGGTACTTCACCGAATCGACGCTGGCTGCCGCCCGCATCGGCGACTACAAGTACGTCTTTCTGGATCAGCCGGGGGGATGGTTCGGCCCGAAAGTGCGGCTGGACTGGCCGGGTATTTACAACCTGCGGCTGGACCCGTTCGAAAAGATGAGCATCGGAGACTCGATGTACGCCGCCAACTGGTGGACGTACGAGTTCTGGCGGTTCGTATTCGTTCAGGAGCAGGTGGCTGCCTTGGCCAAGACGTTCGTCGAGTTCCCGCCGATGCAGCCGGGGGCGACTTTCAATCTCGAGTCCGTCCGGCGGCAGGTTGAGAAGGCGTTGTCGAACCGGACCGGCAACTGA
- a CDS encoding alginate lyase family protein encodes MPVTMLQQIAVCTLLLVSSLQAAHAEFTHPGIAHTQASIDFVKEKIATGEEPWASAWRSVQNSRYADLDWTPRPHAHVERGPSNRPDIGSSEFTADANAAYVHALCWTLTGDEAHARKAAEILNAWSGTLETISNHDARLLVGMDGYDFCNAAELLRHTWDGWPEADQARFETMLREIFYPIIRDFYPSANGNWDAAMLQTMLAMGVYLDDQAMFDRGLAYYLDGEGNGAVRNYFKPSGQCQESGRDQAHTQMGLGFLACTCEVAWNQGVDLYGAYDNLLLKGYEYTAKYNLGYDVPYEPYRSFEGRYHYKTISDDSRGRLQAIYEKVLNHYANRRGLEAPFTRQAAQELREDSNDRRSRGRRSRRRGSSALETLMYFGQPADLVMPAGKTDVGTTRPPALELESCVQLPSR; translated from the coding sequence ATGCCTGTCACAATGCTTCAACAGATCGCTGTCTGCACCCTGCTGCTTGTGTCGTCGCTTCAGGCGGCACATGCCGAATTCACGCATCCGGGAATCGCACACACTCAGGCAAGCATCGACTTCGTGAAAGAGAAGATTGCCACGGGCGAGGAGCCGTGGGCATCCGCCTGGAGAAGTGTCCAGAACTCGCGATACGCAGACCTCGACTGGACACCCCGTCCCCATGCCCATGTCGAACGAGGGCCTTCCAACCGACCCGACATCGGCTCCTCCGAGTTCACTGCCGATGCGAATGCCGCCTACGTTCACGCACTCTGCTGGACGCTGACCGGAGACGAAGCCCACGCCCGGAAGGCGGCTGAGATTCTCAACGCCTGGTCAGGCACGCTCGAGACGATCTCCAACCACGACGCCCGGCTGCTCGTCGGGATGGACGGATACGACTTCTGCAACGCCGCCGAACTGCTCAGGCACACCTGGGATGGCTGGCCGGAGGCGGACCAGGCGCGGTTCGAGACGATGTTGCGAGAGATCTTCTACCCGATCATCCGGGACTTCTACCCTTCGGCAAACGGCAACTGGGACGCCGCGATGCTGCAGACGATGCTTGCCATGGGAGTCTATCTCGACGACCAGGCCATGTTCGATCGGGGTCTCGCATACTACCTCGACGGCGAGGGAAACGGAGCCGTTCGCAACTACTTCAAACCGTCCGGTCAATGCCAGGAGAGCGGACGCGACCAGGCGCACACGCAGATGGGCCTGGGTTTTCTCGCCTGCACCTGCGAGGTCGCGTGGAACCAGGGTGTCGATCTGTACGGTGCTTACGACAACCTGCTGCTGAAGGGATACGAATACACCGCGAAGTACAACCTCGGCTATGACGTCCCTTACGAACCGTACCGCAGCTTCGAAGGACGGTATCACTACAAGACGATCTCCGACGACAGCCGCGGGCGTCTGCAGGCGATCTACGAGAAGGTCCTCAATCACTATGCAAATCGAAGGGGACTCGAAGCGCCGTTCACTCGACAGGCAGCGCAGGAACTGCGCGAGGATTCCAACGACCGGCGGTCTCGCGGTCGCAGGTCGCGGCGACGCGGTTCGTCGGCCCTGGAGACGCTGATGTACTTCGGCCAGCCGGCCGACCTGGTGATGCCGGCCGGGAAGACCGATGTCGGAACGACACGGCCTCCTGCACTGGAGCTCGAATCATGCGTGCAATTGCCCTCCCGCTGA
- a CDS encoding transposase encodes MGRRPGERQQELWIATSRVASAPGHIFYDKLNGFLDEAGFDAFVEELCEPFYKQAGRRSIPPGRYFCMLLIGYFEGIDSQRGIAWRCSDSLSLRRFLFLATDEDVPDHSSLTRVRNRLPLEVHEKVFEFVLEVARKKKLLKDGNLCVGVDATTLEANAAMKTIVRRDTGESWPEYVRRLMIEEGVIDEDDDPTDEELRRFDKDRSKWGKKKVSNEEWASPTDPDSRILKMKDGRTHLAYKGEHTVDLDSELILAADVHHGTDSDTATIIESIATAQRHVAAAGSEAAINEVAADKGYHSNTVLVDCQEAGVRTYIPERETGKRTWHDKPLEVERAFRNNRRRVKRSKGRWLQRLRSELVERTFAHVCETGGARRTWLRGLENVRKRYTIQAAARNLGLMMRRLFGIGTPRSLQGAAAAFCTLIWGLRRLLWRLETFRAAFRRQTASNASFTATYFRATEKLAAV; translated from the coding sequence ATGGGACGCCGCCCCGGCGAGCGGCAGCAGGAACTCTGGATCGCCACCAGCCGCGTGGCCTCCGCCCCCGGGCACATCTTCTACGACAAGCTCAACGGGTTTCTCGACGAAGCCGGCTTCGATGCCTTCGTCGAAGAGCTGTGCGAACCGTTCTACAAGCAGGCCGGACGTCGCTCGATCCCGCCGGGCCGCTACTTCTGCATGCTGCTGATCGGCTACTTCGAAGGCATCGACTCGCAACGCGGCATCGCCTGGCGGTGCAGCGACAGCCTTTCACTGCGGAGATTCCTGTTCCTCGCGACCGACGAGGACGTGCCGGACCACTCGTCGCTTACGCGCGTCCGCAATCGGTTGCCGCTCGAAGTGCACGAAAAGGTGTTCGAGTTCGTTCTCGAAGTCGCCCGCAAGAAAAAGCTGCTCAAGGACGGCAACCTGTGCGTGGGCGTCGACGCGACCACACTCGAAGCCAACGCCGCAATGAAGACGATCGTCCGGCGAGACACGGGCGAAAGCTGGCCGGAGTACGTGCGGCGGCTGATGATCGAAGAGGGCGTCATCGACGAAGACGACGATCCGACCGACGAAGAGCTGCGGCGGTTCGACAAAGATCGCTCGAAATGGGGCAAAAAGAAGGTTTCGAACGAGGAGTGGGCCTCGCCGACCGACCCCGACAGCCGCATTCTCAAGATGAAGGACGGCCGCACGCACCTGGCTTACAAGGGCGAGCACACGGTCGATCTGGACAGCGAACTGATCCTCGCCGCGGACGTTCATCATGGCACTGACAGTGACACGGCCACCATCATCGAAAGCATCGCGACGGCACAGCGGCACGTGGCCGCGGCGGGAAGCGAAGCGGCCATCAACGAGGTTGCAGCCGACAAGGGCTACCATTCGAACACAGTGCTGGTCGACTGCCAGGAAGCGGGCGTGCGAACGTACATTCCGGAGCGCGAGACCGGTAAACGAACGTGGCACGACAAGCCGCTGGAGGTGGAGCGGGCCTTCCGGAACAACCGCCGGCGTGTGAAACGATCGAAGGGCCGCTGGCTGCAGCGGCTTCGCAGCGAGTTGGTCGAGCGGACGTTTGCTCACGTCTGCGAGACAGGCGGGGCGAGACGCACGTGGTTACGCGGGCTTGAGAACGTCCGCAAGCGATACACGATTCAGGCCGCCGCACGGAACCTGGGGCTGATGATGCGCCGGCTGTTCGGAATCGGCACGCCGCGAAGCCTGCAGGGGGCGGCCGCGGCGTTCTGCACGCTGATTTGGGGGCTGAGGCGTCTTCTGTGGCGGCTGGAGACGTTCAGAGCGGCCTTCAGGCGGCAAACGGCGAGCAATGCGTCTTTTACCGCGACTTACTTCCGGGCCACCGAGAAACTCGCCGCCGTGTGA